From Cannabis sativa cultivar Pink pepper isolate KNU-18-1 chromosome 8, ASM2916894v1, whole genome shotgun sequence, a single genomic window includes:
- the LOC115698851 gene encoding pentatricopeptide repeat-containing protein At5g15340, mitochondrial: MRWPINYAFSSLSIHRLRHLIRQCSRHHSSPDLATKLHALLITTGLLAFRDTFLGNALLHLYAARGSFTYAHQLFDEIPNSHKDAADWTALMGCFALHGIPQNGLRLFVEMRREGVRVDDVALVCVYKTCALLGNVEFGKGSHGFLEKIGLSSSVKVCNAVMDMYVKCRLLSEAKRVFENMDERSVVSWTVILDGEVSLGSVGSGRMVFDVMPEKNEVAWTIMLVGYIANGFTRDGFSLLVEMVFGCGLELNYVTLSSTLSACALSGDLMMGRWVHVYALKTMEKKVDIMVETALLDMYAKCGRVDTARKVFDNLSIKNVVAWNAMLSGLAMHGRGKAVLDLFLHMVKETKPDDLTFTSLLSACSHSGLVKEGQYYFYNLELLYGIRPKIEHYACMVDLLGRAGHLAEAEVLIRKMPMPPNEVVLGSLLGSCSIHGKLELGERVIKELIQLDPHNTEYHILLSNMYALEGKRDQANCLRHVLKNKGIRKAPGISSIYVKGQVHQFCAGDKFHPLITEVYAMLDEMIRRLRLVGYVPNTASQVFHGCDTTGKNNTYDEVEEIEQALFSHSEKLALCFGLLTTRAGSPLYIFKNLRICIDCHSAMKIASTVYNREIVVRDRNRFHCFKQGSCSCSDYW; this comes from the coding sequence ATGAGATGGCCAATCAACTATGCCTTCTCTTCACTCTCTATTCACCGCTTACGTCATCTTATTCGACAATGCTCACGCCATCACTCCTCTCCCGACCTCGCCACCAAACTCCACGCCCTTCTCATAACCACCGGCCTCCTCGCCTTCCGAGACACTTTTCTCGGCAACGCCCTCCTTCACCTTTACGCAGCTCGTGGCAGTTTCACCTATGCGCACCAACTGTTTGATGAAATTCCCAACTCACACAAAGATGCTGCTGATTGGACTGCCCTGATGGGCTGCTTTGCTCTTCATGGAATTCCCCAAAATGGGCTTCGTTTATTTGTTGAGATGAGAAGAGAAGGAGTGAGAGTTGATGATGTGGCCTTGGTTTGCGTTTACAAGACTTGTGCTTTGTTGGGTAATGTTGAGTTTGGTAAAGGAAGCCATGGTTTTTTGGAGAAGATTGGTTTGAGTTCTAGTGTTAAAGTTTGTAATGCTGTTATGGATATGTATGTTAAGTGTAGGCTGTTGAGTGAAGCCAAAAGGGTGTTTGAAAATATGGATGAAAGGAGTGTTGTGTCTTGGACTGTAATTTTGGATGGTGAGGTTAGTTTGGGAAGTGTTGGAAGTGGGAGAATGGTGTTTGATGTGATGCCAGAGAAGAATGAGGTTGCTTGGACTATCATGCTTGTTGGCTATATTGCCAATGGATTTACTCGTGATGGGTTTTCGCTTCTTGTTGAAATGGTTTTCGGTTGTGGTTTGGAACTGAATTATGTTACACTTAGTTCAACATTGTCTGCTTGTGCATTGTCAGGGGATTTAATGATGGGCAGGTGGGTTCATGTGTATGCACTTAAAACAATGGAGAAGAAGGTAGATATAATGGTGGAGACAGCTTTGCTTGATATGTATGCAAAATGTGGTAGAGTAGACACTGCAAGGAAAGTTTTTGATAACTTGTCAATAAAAAATGTTGTGGCATGGAATGCTATGCTTAGTGGTTTAGCTATGCATGGTAGGGGTAAAGCTGTCTTGGACTTGTTTCTTCATATGGTTAAAGAAACCAAGCCAGATGATTTAACCTTTACTTCATTGTTAAGTGCTTGCAGCCACTCAGGCCTTGTTAAAGAAGGTCAATATTACTTCTATAATCTTGAATTACTATATGGCATAAGGCCTAAGATAGAACATTATGCCTGTATGGTGGATCTTTTAGGCAGGGCAGGTCATTTAGCAGAGGCTGAGGTTTTAATTCGAAAAATGCCAATGCCTCCAAATGAAGTTGTACTGGGTTCTCTTCTTGGATCTTGCAGTATCCATGGAAAGTTAGAGCTAGGTGAACGCGTCATAAAAGAGCTAATTCAATTGGATCCTCATAACACAGAGTACCATATATTGCTTTCGAATATGTATGCTTTAGAAGGAAAGCGAGACCAGGCGAATTGCCTTAGGCATGTTCTTAAGAACAAGGGTATAAGAAAGGCTCCAGGAATAAGCTCAATTTATGTTAAGGGCCAAGTTCATCAGTTCTGTGCAGGAGATAAGTTCCATCCACTGATCACAGAGGTTTATGCCATGTTGGATGAGATGATTCGAAGATTGAGATTGGTGGGTTATGTTCCCAATACCGCTTCTCAAGTTTTTCATGGTTGTGATACTACTGGGAAGAATAACACATATGATGAGGTAGAGGAGATAGAACAGGCATTGTTCTCTCACAGTGAGAAACTGGCTTTGTGTTTTGGGCTCTTAACCACAAGAGCTGGCTCACCACTTTATATCTTCAAGAATTTACGGATATGCATAGACTGTCATTCAGCTATGAAGATAGCTTCCACTGTTTACAATAGAGAAATTGTTGTGAGAGATCGAAACCGTTTCCATTGTTTCAAGCAAGGTTCTTGTTCTTGTTCTGATTATTGGTAA
- the LOC115699469 gene encoding CSC1-like protein HYP1, with protein MILSALLTSVGINLGLCFLFFTLYSILRKQPWNVAVYAPRLVSQGQSQQTHDFNFDRLLPTAGWVRNAWEPSDQQLISTLGLDAVVFTRIFVFSLKVFTFAAVVGIFVLLPVNYLGNQLEYDFSDLGNKSLDSFSISNVNDGSKWLWVHFCAAYIFTGVVCYFLYDEHCYISSKRIAYFYSSEPKPNQFTILVRAIPVSSESSCSETVERFFTEYHPSTYLSHAVVRRTGKLQGLISDAEKMYKKLANLKLTQPEHRLKRDGFMGIFGRKVDQLDKYEKKLEDLEDNVRMEQSSLAGKEVHAAFVSFKSRLGAAVALHIPQSENPTEWITERAPEPKDVHWPFFSASFLKRWISKLVVIVACVALTILFLIPVVLVQGLTHLDQLETWFPFLKGILKLTVVSQVITGYLPSLILQQFLSFVPPTMIILSSIQGYISFSQIENSACKKVLWFTIWNIFFANVLSGSALYQVNVFLEPKNIPKVLAEAVPAQAAFFIAYVVTSGWTSVSSELFRLMPLLCSYIKRVFAAGKSDDEFEVPSISYHSEIPRLLFFGLLGVTYFFLAPLILPFLLVYYCMGYVIYRNQLLNVYSPKYETGGKFWPIMHYSTIFSLILMHVIAIGLFGLKKVPLAASLIVPLPILTLLFNEYIRKRFVPIFQAYPVESLVKKDKEDQNNPARDEFYDKLVDAYKDPSMSSTRYTRNGDEHTSPLLHSAEA; from the exons ATGATTCTCTCTGCTCTGCTAACCTCCGTCGGAATCAATCTAGGTCTCTGCTTTCTCTTCTTCACTCTCTACTCTATTCTTCGAAAGCAACCATGGAATGTCGCCGTCTACGCTCCAAGATTGGTTTCTCAAGGTCAATCTCAACAAACTCATGATTTCAACTTCGACAGGCTCTTACCTACTGCTGGTTGGGTCAGAAATGCATGGGAGCCTTCCGATCAACAACTCATCTCCACTTTGGGATTGGATGCTGTCGTTTTTACTCGTATTTTTGTATTCAG TTTGAAAGTGTTTACGTTTGCGGCTGTTGTTGGAATTTTTGTGCTACTTCCGGTTAATTATTTGGGGAATCAGCTTGAGTATGATTTTTCTGACTTGGGGAACAAGTCTTTGGATTCTTTCAGTATTTCTAATGTCAATGATGGCTCAAAGTG GTTATGGGTTCACTTTTGTGCTGCATATATTTTTACTGGAGTTGTCTGCTACTTTCTTTATGAT GAGCATTGTTATATTTCATCGAAAAGGATTGCTTACTTCTATTCATCTGAACCTAAGCCTAATCAATTTACAATCTTAGTTCGAGCTATTCCTGTATCATCTGAGAGCAGCTGTAGTGAAACTGTTGAGAGATTTTTTACGGAGTATCATCCTTCTACATATCTCTCACATGCAGTAGTTCGTCGAACTGGCAAACTTCAAGGTCTCATA aGTGACGCTGAGAAGATGTACAAAAAGCTTGCCAATCTAAAACTCACTCAACCTGAGCACAGGTTAAAGCGCGATGGCTTTATGGGGATATTTGGAAGAAAAGTTGACCAGTTGgataaatatgaaaagaagtTGGAAGATTTGGAAGATAACGTAAGAATGGAGCAGTCTTCATTGGCAGGAAAG GAAGTTCATGCTGCTTTCGTTTCATTTAAGTCACGACTGGGTGCTGCAGTAGCTCTGCACATTCCACAAAGTGAAAATCCCACTGAATGGATCACTGAGAGAGCTCCAGAACCCAAAGATGTTCACTGGCCCTTTTTTTCTGCATCATTCCTAAAGAGATGGATCAGCAAGCTTGTGGTGATTGTCGCATGTGTTGCCCTTACGATTCTTTTCCTTATTCCTGTAGTTTTAGTTCAAGGTCTCACTCATCTTGACCAGTTAGAAACCTGGTTCCCTTTTCTAAAAGGCATACTGAAACT AACGGTTGTTAGTCAAGTCATTACAGGATACCTTCCCAGTCTTATTCTTCAGCAGTTCTTATCTTTTGTGCCACCTACCATGATAATCTTATCTTCCATCCAAGGATATATTTCATTTAGTCAGATAGAAAATAGTGCTTGTAAGAAGGTACTCTGGTTTACTATATGGAACATTTTCTTTGCCAATGTACTATCTGGATCAGCTCTCTATCAGGTCAATGTCTTTCTTGAGCCTAAAAATATTCCTAAAGTACTTGCTGAAGCAGTACCAGCCCAG GCGGCATTTTTCATTGCGTATGTTGTTACTTCGGGATGGACCAGTGTATCATCAGAACTTTTCCGGCTGATGCCCCTGCTTTGCAGTTATATAAAGAGAGTATTTGCAGCAGGAAAGTCTGATGATGAATTTGAGGTTCCATCAATTTCATATCACAGTGAAATTCCCAGACTCCTCTTCTTTGGACTCTTGGGTGTGACATACTTCTTCCTAGCTCCACTTATTCTACCATTTCTTTTGGTTTACTATTGTATGGGATACGTCATCTACCGAAACCAG CTGTTGAATGTATACTCTCCCAAATATGAAACTGGAGGCAAGTTTTGGCCAATCATGCACTACTCAACAATTTTTTCTCTGATACTTATGCATGTCATTGCAATTGGTCTATTCGGCCTTAAAAAGGTTCCACTGGCTGCCAGTTTGATTGTTCCTCTTCCAATCCTAACACTTCTTTTCAACGAGTACATTCGAAAAAGATTTGTGCCAATATTCCAAGCCTATCCTGTTGAG AGTTTGGTTAAGAAAGATAAAGAGGACCAGAATAATCCTGCTAGGGACGAATTTTATGATAAGCTAGTAGATGCATACAAAGATCCATCTATGTCGTCTACTCGATATACACGAAATGGCGATGAACACACCTCTCCTCTACTTCATTCTGCCGAAGCCTGA
- the LOC115698954 gene encoding ethylene-responsive transcription factor ERN2-like: MGRKRKATTSEGVEDKSSSEETMAWDEMVKEAAALGGGAARRARKRFVGVRQRPSGRWVAEIKDTIQKIRVWLGTFDTAEEAARAYDEAACLLRGANTRTNFWPCSSSSSSSPALPSKITNLLLQRLKARNNITNNNTNNNNNSSNNNTLVSSSCFVPIINNNYQQQNQQQIDDHHEEPMDFSDTQFTDFLNDTEDYYITTNNNNNISSATIDYMTSSFESCLTDHQREDCSEREHDETGQTSSGEEEEEEDGEEHGTCYHELSALDFQFMNDKACNYSPFEIAEVIEEPMDQEAAETFSDEPSMLREAMKRMKYERKFSASLYAFNGIPECLKLKIGAMSDSDQLRSLKNACNKNKEEIIMSKDEEEHVQVMMEKKEDHDHEELEGSNIIIDSDFSDDGELMSLWTSLDLPPICFVN, encoded by the coding sequence atgGGAAGGAAGAGAAAAGCAACTACAAGTGAAGGAGTGGAAGACAAAAGCTCTAGTGAGGAAACTATGGCTTGGGATGAGATGGTGAAGGAAGCTGCTGCACTAGGAGGAGGAGCTGCTAGAAGAGCTCGAAAGCGCTTTGTTGGTGTTCGACAAAGACCATCAGGGAGATGGGTGGCTGAGATTAAGGACACCATACAAAAGATAAGGGTGTGGTTAGGCACATTTGATACTGCTGAGGAAGCTGCAAGAGCCTATGATGAGGCTGCTTGCTTGCTTCGCGGGGCCAATACTCGAACAAACTTCTGGCCTTGTtcttcctcatcttcttcatctCCAGCTCTTCCTTCTAAGATCACAAACCTTCTTCTCCAAAGACTCAAAGCAAGAAACAACATCACCAACAACAACACTAACAACAATAacaacagcagcaacaataACACTTtagtctcttcttcttgttttgTGCCTATAATCAACAACAActatcaacaacaaaatcaacAGCAAATTGATGATCATCATGAGGAACCAATGGATTTCTCAGATACCCAATTCACTGATTTTCTCAATGACACTGAAGATTATTACATCACAaccaataataacaataacatTAGCTCAGCCACCATTGACTACATGACATCAAGTTTTGAGTCATGTTTAACTGATCACCAAAGGGAAGATTGCAGTGAAAGAGAGCATGATGAGACAGGACAGACTTCGAGtggcgaagaagaagaagaagaagatggagAGGAACATGGAACTTGTTACCATGAACTTAGTGCCTTGGATTTCCAATTTATGAATGATAAAGCTTGTAACTATTCTCCTTTTGAGATTGCTGAGGTGATAGAGGAGCCAATGGATCAAGAAGCTGCAGAGACTTTTTCGGATGAGCCTTCAATGCTTAGAGAGGCCATGAAGAGAATGAAATATGAGAGGAAATTCTCTGCTTCTCTCTATGCCTTTAATGGAATACCAGAGTGTTTAAAGTTAAAGATTGGAGCAATGTCTGATTCTGATCAACTAAGGAGCCTTAAAAATGCTTGTAACAAAAACAAAGAAGAGATTATTATGAGCAaggatgaagaagaacatgTACAAGTAATGATGGAGAAGAAAGAAGATCATGATCATGAAGAACTAGAGGGCTCAAATATTATTATTGACTCTGATTTTAGTGATGATGGTGAGCTCATGTCACTTTGGACCTCACTTGATCTTCCACCTATCTGTTTTGTCAACTAG
- the LOC115699018 gene encoding SNF1-related protein kinase catalytic subunit alpha KIN10 encodes MKMDGSTGRAGGNVDMFLPNYKLGKTLGIGSFGKVKIAEHALTGHKVAIKILNRRKIKNMEMEEKVRREIKILRLFMHPHIIRLYEVIETHSDIFVVMEYVKSGELFDYIVEKGRLQEDEARNFFQQIISGVEYCHRNMVVHRDLKPENLLLDSKCNVKIADFGLSNIMRDGHFLKTSCGSPNYAAPEVISGKLYAGPEVDVWSCGVILYALLCGTLPFDDENIPNLFKKIKGGIYTLPSHLSPGARDLIPRLLIVDPMKRMSIPEIRQHPWFQAHLPRYLAVPPPDTMQQAKKIDEEILQEVIKMGFDRNHLIESLRNRVQNEATVAYYLLLDNRFRVSSGYLGAEFQETMDSGYRMHQGEPASSPVGHRLTGYMDYQGAGLRPQFPVERKWALGLQSRAHPREIMTEVLKALQELRVCWKKIGHYNMKCRWIPGISGHHEGMSNNAVLNNNYFGDESTIIETDGVMKTPNVVKFEVQLYKTREEKYLLDLQRVQGPQFLFLDLCAAFLAQLRVL; translated from the exons ATGAAAATGGATGGATCAACTGGCAGAGCAGGTGGCAATGTGGATATGTTTTTACCAAATTACAAGCTGGGGAAAACACTTGGTATTGGTTCCTTTGGGAAGGTCAAAATTGCAGAGCATGCGTTGACTGGTCACAAAGTTGCTATTAAGATTCTTAATCGTCGGAAGATTAAGAATATGGAAATGGAAGAAAAAG TGAGAAGAGAAATTAAAATATTGAGACTGTTTATGCATCCTCACATTATACGACTATATGAGGTCATAGAAACCCATTCAGACATTTTTGTGGTAATGGAGTATGTTAAGTCTGGAGAACTCTTTGACTATATTGTGGAGAAAGGTCGGTTGCAGGAGGACGAAGCCCGTAACTTTTTTCAGCAG ATAATTTCTGGCGTGGAGTACTGCCACAGAAATATGGTGGTTCATAGAGATCTTAAGCCAGAAAATTTGCTTTTGGATTCCAAATGCAATGTGAAGATTGCTGATTTTGGTCTGAGTAATATAATGCGTGATGGCCATTTTCTGAAGACAAGTTGTGGAAGCCCAAACTATGCTGCTCCAGAA GTTATCTCTGGAAAATTGTATGCTGGGCCTGAAGTAGATGTCTGGAGTTGTGGGGTTATATTGTATGCTCTTCTTTGTGGCACACTTCCCTTTGACGATGAAAACATTCCCAACTTATTTAAGAAAATCAAG GGTGGGATATACACTCTGCCGAGTCATTTATCACCTGGGGCAAGGGACTTGATCCCACGGTTGCTCATTGTTGATCCAATGAAGCGAATGTCCATTCCTGAAATTCGCCAGCATCCATGGTTCCAGGCTCATCTTCCTCGTTATTTAGCTGTGCCCCCTCCAGACACAATGCAACAGGCGAAAAAG ATTGATGAAGAAATTCTTCAGGAGGTGATTAAGATGGGATTTGACAGGAACCATCTGATTGAATCTCTTCGCAACCGAGTACAAAATGAG GCCACTGTTGCTTACTATCTGCTATTGGATAATCGATTCCGCGTTTCCAGTGGTTATCTCGGAGCCGAGTTTCAGGAAACAATG GATAGTGGTTACCGAATGCATCAGGGCGAGCCTGCTTCTTCTCCTGTTGGGCATCGGCTTACAGGATATATGGATTATCAGGGGGCAGGTCTGAGACCACAGTTCCCCGTTGAAAGAAAATGGGCTCTTGGACTTCAG TCTCGAGCCCATCCTCGTGAAATAATGACAGAAGTCCTAAAAGCCCTGCAAGAACTGCGAGTGTGCTGGAAAAAGATTGGGCACTATAACATGAAATGTAGGTGGATTCCTGGAATTTCTGGACACCACGAGGGCATGAGCAACAATGCTGTgcttaataataattactttggTGATGAATCCACTATTATCGAAACTGATGGTGTAATGAAGACACCCAATGTGGTCAAGTTTGAAGTGCAG CTCTACAAAACTCGGGAGGAGAAGTATCTTCTCGATTTGCAGCGGGTTCAGGGACCACAGTTTCTCTTCTTAGATCTTTGTGCTGCATTCCTTGCCCAACTGCGTGTCCTATGA